The DNA segment CTCAAGTGACACCTTGATGAATACCTCCTTGGATGACATCAATGAGAACTTCTTCCGTGAGGAAATCGAGCTGGACAACAGCGATGATGATGGCTATGCGAAGATCGATGTGCCCGACTTTAAAGATGGTCGTCGTGGTCGCTTCATGCACGACTTCAGGGAGAATCAATCGGCCATTGTGGATACCACCACCAACAGATGCTTCATCATGCCGCTGGATCGCGAGACCACGCTGCCACCCAGCAGCTTTGTCGATCTCATGCAGAAGATGGGAACTGGCTATTACAACATTGACACGGAGCGAGTGCGCCGCAATATGCGCGTGATTACGCCACGGATCACTGATGTATCCAGCATCTCTGAGCGCATTGCCAATGAGTGCTACGACATGAAGATCTACATGCTAGAAAAGTTTGTCTCAGGCGGTAAGTTGAGCTAAGACTATCAATCTTTTCAGCTCATTTATGTCTTCTCTTTTGGTTTTGCAGTGGCCAAGCGTTCGGCTGATCCCCTGCCAGAGGCTGGCAAGTATGCCGAATTCATGGGCAAGGGTGTCATCGAGTATGATCTGTCCAACATTGCCGAGGTAGAGGCATACGAGGCGAACGAGGAGGCACAGCGCCAGGGTCGGGCTTGAGTGCATtcacaaaacattttaatatcttaaacacacacaaacaccatagaaaaaagaaaacgaaaaaaaaaaacaattgacgATTTGTGTGTAACATGTATTACGATGATCTGAAAGAGGCTTCCGGCCTCAATTTTTGTAGTCTGTAGTTTCGAGACGCATGCTTATAAATCAACTGGCATCAGCAGATGGGAGGAGGCTTCAAATTGTTGAGCTCCGAGAGAGAATAGTAAATTATAGACCTAGACCCTAAATGAGAAATGTACCTAGAAAGCAATCTAATGCGATTCGACGAAATTGTGACAAATACAAAGCGAGTGTAGTGcttggagagagagagagtgaaagaaagAAGTGGTCAGATGTTCAGGATAATGTTTAGAATTGGGGACTCactcaaaacaacaaaaatatctaTTG comes from the Drosophila sulfurigaster albostrigata strain 15112-1811.04 chromosome 2L, ASM2355843v2, whole genome shotgun sequence genome and includes:
- the LOC133850852 gene encoding integral membrane protein 2B, yielding MTILAKLTGEKKDLEKVPLPLHLNDEAMMHHGSLISAKGGIAYSDADTESMVFNRPQHTCLKSVLLFLIAVIVMLLGVLGGWTLYRFYAPNHANMRYHALCDIPYAEDSAELPRFYPRNDDAFALNWRSLLPLYGPSSSSSSSDTLMNTSLDDINENFFREEIELDNSDDDGYAKIDVPDFKDGRRGRFMHDFRENQSAIVDTTTNRCFIMPLDRETTLPPSSFVDLMQKMGTGYYNIDTERVRRNMRVITPRITDVSSISERIANECYDMKIYMLEKFVSGVAKRSADPLPEAGKYAEFMGKGVIEYDLSNIAEVEAYEANEEAQRQGRA